A genomic window from Pecten maximus chromosome 4, xPecMax1.1, whole genome shotgun sequence includes:
- the LOC117325619 gene encoding uncharacterized protein LOC117325619 has product MHTGKPKSSKYRHGNTYEVDKSIYQSTLEMATATDMAGFPSPVWDTTPFHLKDVLMQCDVPVVAKITKGQFHNLGVSKIPLRKLHQDVVVHSIKTGVKVLAHSLSRFEARDGRASKVVPLDQRLSIPLSYNGWFELLSEDGRSARPIEGVYRLAREFPSKCLVRQNLKGYMTNEDGKLTFDKSKVIPAGEQLTLSGTVNGPGDRVKFLRCTDSKGVVLYLSFDQQGTFTPIANPGDVSGVFMFKDIVKMFRLPLTVKLVMGVWPKVDTSKFTGYMRLNWTYTDETAFLCPLDKHNIRITPVPTEVPLKLTPVQNMPEIKECQPFKDMMTKCNKMIANYNNTIHLIVAVPDSVKRRKSQDLANSLTQQNNTINRKNNAKSQIKRSKSREDFLMDEMDDLYQYIRDGRSPPQQKYGYDSDEESYFEEPAYEPLDDFRARLAMIERGQSGHKNSKYYRPTSGLYIGDENSPVHNRAGQHRHSVGPVMMSQSQSTGQLPSAQKASPPPLPPRRYQRTESSPMIRIQCNQQTQDSSSGSSRGDLQKIVSDPKINRKNSRDSSGGSQSKVAMDDRSTSSKTGSSGKRQSMQTFYL; this is encoded by the coding sequence ATGCATACAGGTAAACCCAAGTCGTCTAAGTATAGACACGGAAACACGTACGAGGTGGACAAATCGATCTACCAGAGTACGCTAGAGATGGCCACGGCGACAGACATGGCGGGCTTCCCGTCCCCTGTATGGGACACCACCCCGTTTCATTTAAAGGATGTACTTATGCAGTGTGATGTACCGGTAGTAGCGAAAATAACAAAAGGACAATTCCATAATTTGGGAGTATCTAAAATACCACTAAGGAAATTACACCAGGACGTTGTCGTTCATTCTATAAAGACAGGCGTGAAAGTGTTAGCGCATAGCCTCAGTCGCTTCGAGGCTCGTGACGGCAGAGCGAGTAAAGTTGTACCTCTGGACCAGCGACTCAGCATCCCACTCTCCTACAATGGCTGGTTCGAACTACTGTCCGAGGATGGACGGTCGGCCAGACCCATAGAAGGTGTTTATAGACTTGCAAGGGAGTTTCCAAGTAAGTGTTTAGTCAGGCAAAATCTCAAAGGTTATATGACTAATGAAGACGGTAAATTAACTTTTGATAAATCGAAAGTGATTCCTGCTGGGGAACAACTGACACTTTCAGGAACAGTGAATGGTCCAGGAGACAGGGTCAAGTTTCTCCGGTGTACGGACTCAAAGGGCGTAGTTCTTTACCTTAGTTTTGACCAACAAGGGACCTTTACTCCAATCGCCAACCCTGGGGATGTTTCAGGTGTGTTCATGTTCAAAGACATTGTTAAAATGTTCCGTCTTCCATTAACAGTGAAACTTGTGATGGGTGTATGGCCGAAAGTGGACACTTCAAAGTTCACCGGGTATATGAGGCTTAATTGGACATACACCGACGAAACAGCGTTTCTGTGTCCGTTAGATAAACACAATATTCGGATCACCCCGGTACCAACAGAGGTGCCCCTCAAACTCACCCCGGTCCAAAACATGCCGGAAATTAAAGAGTGCCAGCCGTTTAAGGATATGATGACGAAGTGTAACAAAATGATCGCGAATTACAATAACACTATACATTTGATCGTGGCTGTTCCCGACTCAGTCAAACGCAGGAAGTCCCAAGATCTCGCCAACTCTCtcacacaacaaaacaacaccaTCAACAGGAAAAACAATGCCAAGTCACAAATCAAACGCTCGAAAAGTCGGGAGGACTTCCTCATGGACGAAATGGACGACCTGTATCAGTACATTCGAGATGGAAGGTCCCCTCCACAACAAAAATACGGATACGACTCCGACGAGGAAAGTTATTTCGAGGAGCCTGCATACGAACCATTGGATGATTTCCGTGCGCGATTAGCTATGATTGAGAGGGGTCAGTCAGGACACAAAAACAGTAAGTACTATCGCCCAACTTCCGGTTTATATATTGGGGACGAAAACTCTCCCGTCCACAACCGTGCTGGTCAGCATAGACATTCCGTAGGCCCTGTCATGATGTCTCAATCACAAAGCACAGGTCAGCTCCCCTCGGCCCAGAAGGCCAGTCCCCCTCCCCTACCACCTCGTCGGTACCAGAGGACAGAATCCTCACCGATGATTCGTATCCAGTGTAATCAACAGACACAGGACTCTTCCAGTGGTTCCAGTCGTGGAGATTTACAAAAAATAGTAAGTGATCCAAAGATAAACAGAAAAAACAGTCGGGATTCCTCGGGAGGGAGCCAATCAAAAGTGGCTATGGACGATCGGAGTACAAGTTCTAAGACTGGGTCGTCAGGCAAACGCCAATCCATGCAAACATTCTACCTATAA
- the LOC117326466 gene encoding paternally-expressed gene 3 protein-like, whose product MYQLSFTSSMYQLSFTSSMCTNSPSRPVCTNSPSRPVCTNSPSRPVCVPTLLHVQCVPTLLHVQYVPTLLHVQFVPTLLHVQYVPTLLHVQYVPTLLHVQYVPTLLHVQYVYQLSFASSMYQLSFASSMYQLSFASSMYQLSFTSSMYQLSFTSSMYQLSFTSSMCTNSPSRPVCTNSPSRPVCTNSPSRPVCVPTLLHVQYVPTLLHVQYVYQLSFTSSVYQLSFTSSVYQLSFTSSMCTNSPSRPVCTNSPSRPVCVPTLLHVQCVPTLLHVQYVPTLLHVQYVYQLSFTSSVYQLSFTSSMYQLSFTSSMCTNSPSRPVCTNSPSRPVCTNSPSRPVCTNSPSRPVCVPTLLHVQCVPTLLHVQCVPTLLHVQYMYQLSFTSSICTNSPSRPVYVPTLLHVQYVPTLLHVQYMYQPSFTSSMYQLSFTSSMYQLSFTSSVYQLSFTSSMYQLSFTSSICTNSPSRPVCTNSPSRPVYIPTLLHVQYVPTLLHVQCVPTLLHVQCVPTLLHVQCVPTLLHVQYVYQLSFTSSMCTNSPSRPVCTNSPSRPVCTRARS is encoded by the exons ATGTACCAACTCTCCTTCACGTCCAGTATGTACCAACTCTCCTTCACGTCCAGTATGTGTACCAACTCTCCTTCACGTCCAGTATGTACCAACTCTCCTTCACGTCCAGTATGTACCAACTCTCCTTCACGTCCAGTATGTGTACCAACTCTCCTTCACGTCCAGTGTGTACCAACTCTCCTTCACGTCCAGTATGTACCAACTCTCCTTCACGTCCAGT TTGTACCAACTCTCCTTCACGTCCAGTATGTACCAACTCTCCTTCACGTCCAGTATGTACCAACTCTCCTTCACGTCCAGTATGTACCAACTCTCCTTCACGTCCAGTATGTGTACCAACTCTCCTTCGCGTCCAGTATGTACCAACTATCCTTCGCGTCCAGTATGTACCAACTATCCTTCGCGTCCAGTATGTACCAACTCTCCTTCACGTCCAGTATGTACCAACTCTCCTTCACGTCCAGTATGTACCAACTCTCCTTCACGTCCAGTATGTGTACCAACTCTCCTTCACGTCCAGTATGTACCAACTCTCCTTCGCGTCCAGTATGTACCAACTCTCCTTCACGTCCAGTATGTGTACCAACTCTCCTTCACGTCCAGTATGTACCAACTCTCCTTCACGTCCAGTATGTGTACCAACTCTCCTTCACGTCCAGTGTGTACCAACTCTCCTTCACGTCCAGTGTGTATCAACTCTCCTTCACGTCCAGTATGTGTACCAACTCTCCTTCACGTCCAGTGTGTACCAACTCTCCTTCACGTCCAGTATGTGTACCAACTCTCCTTCACGTCCAGTGTGTACCAACTCTCCTTCACGTCCAGTATGTACCAACTCTCCTTCACGTCCAGTATGTGTACCAACTCTCCTTCACGTCCAGTGTGTACCAACTCTCCTTCACGTCCAGTATGTACCAACTCTCCTTCACGTCCAGTATGTGTACCAACTCTCCTTCACGTCCAGTGTGTACCAACTCTCCTTCACGTCCAGTATGTACCAACTCTCCTTCACGTCCAGTATGTACCAACTCTCCTTCACGTCCAGTATGTGTACCAACTCTCCTTCACGTCCAGTGTGTACCAACTCTCCTACACGTCCAGTGTGTACCAACTCTCCTTCACGTCCAGTATATGTACCAACTCTCCTTCACGTCCAGTATATGTACCAACTCTCCTTCACGTCCAGTATATGTACCAACTCTCCTTCACGTCCAGTATGTACCAACTCTCCTTCACGTCCAGTATATGTACCAACCCTCCTTCACGTCCAGTATGTACCAGCTCTCCTTCACGTCCAGTATGTACCAACTCTCCTTCACGTCCAGTGTGTACCAACTCTCCTTCACGTCCAGTATGTACCAACTCTCCTTCACGTCCAGTATATGTACCAACTCTCCTTCACGTCCAGTGTGTACCAACTCTCCTTCACGTCCAGTATATATACCAACTCTCCTTCACGTCCAGTATGTACCAACTCTCCTTCACGTCCAGTGTGTACCAACTCTCCTTCACGTCCAGTGTGTACCAACTCTCCTTCACGTCCAGTGTGTACCAACTCTCCTTCACGTCCAGTATGTGTACCAACTCTCCTTCACGTCCAGTATGTGTACCAACTCTCCTTCACGTCCAGTGTGTACCAACTCTCCTTCACGTCCAGTGTGTACCAGGGCGAGGAGTTGA